Proteins from a single region of Streptomyces vinaceus:
- a CDS encoding GntR family transcriptional regulator, whose protein sequence is MHEAAPTGVKDLFPARKVLRHSVRGQVLDALRAALVDGELAPGEIYSGPALGERFGVSATPVREAMQQLALEGAVECLPNRGFRVLSRTPRAMAELAEVRALLEVPVVLRLARTVPAQAWAELRPAAAAAAEAAEAGDPAGYADADRAFHRELLSLGGNEQLVSVAQGLHRRSQWPLPGVPRVRRAELVAAAAEHTALLEALIAGDLPLVEQVLRSHFGTA, encoded by the coding sequence ATGCACGAAGCGGCCCCCACCGGGGTGAAGGACCTGTTCCCGGCCCGGAAGGTGCTGCGGCATTCGGTGCGCGGGCAGGTGCTCGACGCGCTGCGCGCGGCCCTCGTCGACGGGGAGCTGGCGCCGGGGGAGATCTACTCCGGACCGGCCCTGGGGGAGCGCTTCGGCGTCTCCGCGACGCCCGTGCGCGAGGCGATGCAGCAGCTGGCGCTGGAGGGGGCGGTGGAATGCCTCCCGAACCGCGGCTTCCGGGTGCTCTCGCGTACGCCGCGGGCGATGGCCGAGCTGGCGGAGGTACGGGCGCTGCTGGAGGTACCGGTGGTGCTGCGCCTGGCCCGTACGGTCCCGGCGCAGGCCTGGGCGGAGCTGCGGCCGGCGGCGGCGGCCGCGGCCGAGGCGGCCGAGGCCGGTGACCCGGCGGGGTACGCGGACGCGGACCGGGCCTTCCACCGGGAGCTGCTCTCCCTGGGCGGGAACGAGCAGCTGGTCTCGGTGGCCCAGGGCCTCCACCGGCGGTCCCAGTGGCCGCTGCCGGGGGTCCCGCGGGTGCGGCGGGCCGAGCTCGTGGCGGCGGCGGCGGAGCACACGGCCCTGCTGGAGGCCCTGATCGCGGGTGATCTCCCGCTGGTGGAGCAGGTGCTCCGCAGCCACTTCGGTACGGCCTGA
- a CDS encoding (2Fe-2S)-binding protein has translation MPDSSVVAPPPAGSPVADAYARLSRAYDRLQVDERAAHEPAPRGVGWIGADALAAGGAEVDAYLAWDDAQVLRDYGRQARPDVVATFGLHRYAWPACLLITAPWFLDRRVPRLSGRDVAFHRTHGRMSVRVESFSCLPDDPAAALPGARVVPDQEALRAEVRAAVAHHLEPLLEGFGPRMRRGRRALWGMVTDEIVSGVWHLGKLVDEEHRAMAELEALLPGRTAPYTAGAAFRTLSGPRGEQLATRDRASCCLFYTIRPEDTCTTCPRTCDAERISRLTAAA, from the coding sequence ATGCCCGACAGCTCCGTCGTCGCCCCGCCCCCGGCCGGCTCTCCGGTGGCGGACGCGTACGCACGCCTGTCGAGGGCGTACGACCGCCTCCAGGTCGACGAACGCGCGGCGCACGAGCCCGCCCCTCGCGGTGTGGGGTGGATCGGCGCGGACGCGCTCGCGGCCGGCGGGGCGGAGGTCGACGCCTACCTCGCCTGGGACGACGCCCAGGTCCTGCGGGACTACGGCCGCCAGGCCCGCCCCGACGTGGTGGCCACCTTCGGGCTGCACCGGTACGCCTGGCCGGCCTGCCTGCTGATCACGGCCCCCTGGTTCCTCGACCGCCGGGTACCCCGCCTTTCGGGGCGGGACGTGGCGTTCCACCGGACCCACGGACGCATGAGCGTGCGCGTCGAGTCCTTCTCCTGCCTGCCGGACGACCCGGCGGCCGCTCTCCCCGGGGCCCGTGTCGTGCCCGACCAGGAGGCGCTGCGCGCCGAGGTGCGGGCTGCGGTGGCCCACCACCTCGAACCGCTGCTGGAGGGCTTCGGCCCCCGCATGCGGCGCGGCCGCCGCGCCCTGTGGGGCATGGTGACCGACGAGATCGTCTCGGGCGTCTGGCACCTGGGGAAGCTGGTGGACGAGGAGCACCGGGCCATGGCCGAACTGGAGGCGCTGCTCCCCGGCCGGACCGCCCCGTACACCGCGGGCGCGGCGTTCCGTACGCTCTCCGGCCCCCGCGGCGAACAGCTGGCGACCCGGGACCGGGCCAGCTGCTGCCTCTTCTACACGATCCGGCCCGAGGACACCTGCACCACCTGCCCCCGCACCTGCGACGCGGAGCGCATCTCGCGCCTCACGGCTGCCGCATGA
- a CDS encoding DUF2637 domain-containing protein has translation MRLTDISLDWLLPGSLLILGVLAAVAVLARGKRDGDKAAAEDTWERSEERRRRKEAVYGTASYVLLFCCAAVAAALSFHGLVGFGRQNLNLSGGWEYLVPFGLDGAAMFCSVLAVREASHGDAALGSRMLVWLFAGAAAWFNWVHAPRGMGHDGAPQFFAGMSLSAAVLFDRALKQTRRAALREQGLIPRPLPQIRMVRWLRAPRETFGAWSLMLLEGVRTLDEAVEEVREDKREREQDRHRRRDQNRLDRARIKALGRQNRAFGRSRARQVDVPGLAPGSGSAPVGAEPAIPETGQLPAPRRRPSLQAVHGPETAEVTGTRTVDLTAEDDTQTIPRLDSLERKLKDLEQQFG, from the coding sequence ATGAGACTGACCGACATATCGCTGGACTGGCTGCTGCCCGGCAGCCTGCTGATCCTGGGCGTACTTGCGGCAGTTGCGGTACTGGCCCGGGGCAAGCGGGACGGCGACAAGGCCGCGGCCGAAGACACCTGGGAGCGCAGCGAGGAGCGGCGGCGGCGCAAGGAAGCCGTGTACGGGACCGCCTCCTACGTCCTGCTGTTCTGCTGCGCGGCGGTCGCCGCGGCGCTCTCCTTCCACGGACTGGTCGGCTTCGGCCGGCAGAACCTGAACCTCTCCGGCGGCTGGGAGTACCTGGTCCCCTTCGGCCTCGACGGCGCCGCCATGTTCTGCTCGGTGCTCGCCGTCCGCGAGGCCAGCCACGGTGATGCGGCCCTCGGCTCCCGCATGCTGGTCTGGCTGTTCGCGGGCGCGGCCGCCTGGTTCAACTGGGTGCACGCGCCGCGCGGCATGGGCCACGACGGCGCCCCGCAGTTCTTCGCCGGGATGTCGCTCTCGGCGGCCGTCCTCTTCGACCGCGCCCTCAAGCAGACCCGCCGGGCCGCGCTGCGCGAACAGGGCCTGATCCCGAGGCCGTTGCCGCAGATCCGGATGGTCCGCTGGCTGCGGGCCCCCCGGGAGACCTTCGGCGCGTGGTCCCTCATGCTGCTGGAGGGGGTCCGCACCCTCGACGAGGCCGTCGAGGAGGTACGCGAGGACAAGCGCGAGCGGGAGCAGGACCGCCACCGCAGGCGCGACCAGAACCGGCTGGACCGGGCCCGCATCAAGGCCCTGGGCCGGCAGAACCGGGCGTTCGGGCGCTCCCGAGCCCGCCAGGTCGACGTGCCGGGGCTGGCCCCCGGATCGGGCTCCGCGCCGGTCGGCGCGGAGCCGGCCATACCCGAAACGGGACAGCTGCCCGCACCGCGCCGCCGGCCCTCCCTGCAGGCCGTGCACGGACCCGAGACCGCTGAGGTGACCGGCACCCGGACGGTGGACCTGACCGCCGAGGACGACACCCAGACCATCCCCCGCCTCGATTCACTGGAGCGCAAACTCAAGGACCTGGAGCAGCAGTTCGGCTGA
- a CDS encoding ATP-binding protein → MHPRRPVRDHGNLRGRGIAVRVGAKTGKQWGRGRPEPREPSVEDGRAVDALEITRSVRRADHKAVSEVRRALRELMRQRCPADTAEVAELLITELVTNALVHTDQGAEVSARLAADRLRVEVRDYASRRPRPYVPTADDGTHGRGLMLVQALADAWGVDASVQAGGKVVWFELDGALAPYGGAYDAGPA, encoded by the coding sequence ATGCATCCCCGTAGACCAGTTCGAGATCACGGGAACCTACGGGGGAGGGGCATCGCCGTGCGGGTGGGGGCGAAGACCGGGAAGCAGTGGGGGAGGGGACGGCCCGAACCGCGTGAACCGTCCGTCGAGGACGGGAGGGCGGTGGACGCGCTGGAGATCACCCGGAGCGTACGCCGGGCGGATCACAAGGCGGTGAGCGAAGTGCGCCGGGCGTTACGGGAGTTGATGCGCCAGCGGTGTCCGGCCGATACCGCCGAGGTGGCCGAGTTACTGATCACGGAGCTCGTCACCAACGCCCTCGTCCACACCGACCAGGGCGCCGAGGTGTCCGCGAGGCTCGCCGCGGACCGGCTGAGGGTGGAGGTCCGGGACTACGCCTCGCGCCGTCCCCGGCCGTACGTACCGACCGCCGACGACGGTACGCACGGCCGGGGGCTGATGCTGGTGCAGGCCCTCGCCGACGCCTGGGGCGTGGACGCGTCCGTCCAGGCGGGCGGCAAGGTGGTGTGGTTCGAGCTGGACGGCGCCCTCGCGCCCTACGGCGGCGCCTACGACGCGGGGCCCGCCTGA